Proteins from a genomic interval of Methanococcoides sp. AM1:
- a CDS encoding M48 family metallopeptidase → MSSDHHIGINGIAIPYSLSHRKVKRARLEFRVGRLNVVVPKSFPDHEQLILRHKLWVYRRYTDSLATIENAASKKLVDRRDAEFRELVLSFTTKMANELGVSPEKVTFRKMRTKWGSCSSAGRLNFNRHLMHLPEDLVEYVVFHEMAHLIELRHSPRFWQMIDYRFGDRSYYDRELSAYWYLIQDSVQK, encoded by the coding sequence ATGAGTTCAGATCATCATATCGGTATCAATGGGATTGCTATCCCTTACAGTCTTAGCCATCGCAAGGTGAAACGTGCACGACTGGAATTCCGGGTCGGAAGGCTGAACGTCGTTGTTCCAAAAAGCTTTCCGGACCATGAGCAACTTATCCTGCGGCATAAGCTGTGGGTTTACAGGCGTTACACAGATTCACTGGCAACAATTGAAAATGCCGCTTCCAAAAAGCTCGTAGACAGGCGCGATGCTGAGTTCAGGGAACTTGTTCTTTCTTTCACCACTAAGATGGCCAATGAGCTTGGTGTTAGCCCCGAGAAAGTGACCTTCCGGAAAATGAGGACAAAATGGGGAAGTTGCAGTTCCGCTGGCCGGCTGAACTTCAACAGGCATTTGATGCACCTGCCTGAAGACCTTGTCGAGTATGTGGTTTTCCACGAAATGGCACATCTTATAGAATTAAGGCACAGCCCACGCTTCTGGCAGATGATCGACTACAGGTTCGGGGACCGAAGCTACTATGATCGTGAGCTTTCAGCTTACTGGTACCTGATACAGGATTCTGTGCAGAAGTGA
- the truA gene encoding tRNA pseudouridine(38-40) synthase TruA, with translation MRVALKIAYVGSNYSGSQVQPQAPTIEGELFKTLKELEIIKDPKSANFISSGRTDAGVHAMGQVIAFDTDVPNLAIPRVINSKLPGTIWAWAHSLVPDNFDPRRHAVSRSYRYIMCGEQYDISKIRSASKLLIGSHDFANFCTTAPGRTTVRTVERIDVRVSGNLTRIDVEANSFLWNMVRKIVTALMMVGSGVRDEEWLEQMLDPDSYEEGLEPAHAYGLVFMDVHYPIPIEWIEDGYAIRRAHERVHDHLVRYRVMADVLEHLLPIIPPSDEL, from the coding sequence GCTCCAACCATAGAGGGTGAGCTTTTCAAAACATTGAAAGAGCTGGAGATCATAAAAGATCCAAAGTCAGCTAATTTTATCAGTTCCGGACGCACAGACGCCGGAGTCCATGCCATGGGGCAGGTAATTGCCTTTGACACTGATGTGCCCAATCTGGCGATACCCCGTGTGATCAACTCAAAGCTCCCGGGAACCATCTGGGCATGGGCACATTCACTGGTGCCCGATAATTTCGACCCTCGCAGGCATGCTGTAAGTCGAAGCTACCGTTACATCATGTGCGGTGAGCAATATGACATCTCAAAGATCCGTTCTGCTTCAAAGCTTCTGATCGGAAGTCATGATTTTGCTAATTTCTGCACGACCGCTCCAGGCAGGACCACTGTCAGGACAGTTGAACGTATAGATGTGAGGGTAAGTGGTAACCTGACACGCATCGATGTTGAGGCGAACAGTTTCCTGTGGAACATGGTCCGCAAGATAGTAACTGCCTTAATGATGGTGGGAAGCGGAGTTCGTGATGAAGAATGGCTGGAACAGATGCTTGATCCGGATTCCTACGAGGAAGGTCTGGAACCTGCACATGCGTACGGCCTCGTTTTCATGGATGTGCACTATCCGATACCTATTGAATGGATAGAGGACGGTTATGCCATACGCAGGGCGCATGAGCGTGTCCACGATCATCTTGTACGCTACAGGGTCATGGCCGATGTACTGGAGCATCTTCTTCCAATAATTCCACCTTCAGATGAGCTATGA